A genomic segment from Malus domestica chromosome 05, GDT2T_hap1 encodes:
- the LOC103454498 gene encoding uncharacterized protein produces MADDLWSFKDIFLIKAPKNSPLVLRMIVVLFAMVCGVYICSICLQQVSTRTKSGFLNIEVIQRPCPQPDVEPEELHYMHYPKPKTYSRAECACNPVQYFAILSMQRSGSGWFETLLNNHTNISSNGEIFSVKVRRSNISAIVETLDRLYNLDWLSSASKNECTTAVGLKWMLNQGLMQHHEEIVEYFNTRGVSAIFLFRRNLLRRMISVLANLYDRDNKLLNGTHKSHVHSPHEAEILAKYKPTINATLLIPNLKQVQDTTTKALEYFKSTRHIILYYEDIVKNRTKLLDVQDFLKVPKRDLKSRQVKIHKGNLSSQIENWGDVQKTLTGTQYESFLSADYRRR; encoded by the exons ATGGCTGATGATCTCTGGTCCTTCAAG GATATATTTTTGATAAAGGCGCCGAAGAATTCCCCATTGGTGCTGCGGATGATTGTTGTGTTGTTTGCAATGGTCTGTGGTGTCTATATTTGCTCAATTTGTTTACAGCAGGTCAGCACCCGCACAAAATCTGGATTCTTAAATATTGAGGTGATTCAAAGGCCGTGTCCACAGCCTGATGTAGAGCCCGAAGAACTTCATTATATGCACTACCCAAAGCCCAAAACTTATAGCAG GGCTGAGTGTGCGTGCAATCCTGTGCAATACTTCGCAATTTTGTCGATGCAGAGGTCTGGGAGTGGGTGGTTTGAGACGCTATTGAATAATCATACTAACATAAGCTCAAATGGGGAGATTTTCTCTGTGAAAGTTAGGAGAAGTAATATTTCAGCAATCGTTGAGACTTTGGACAGACTTTATAATCTAGATTGGTTGAGTAGCGCCTCAAAGAATGAATGCACCACTGCAGTTGGCTTGAAGTGGATGCTTAATCAG GGCTTGATGCAGCATCACGAAGAAATAGTAGAGTACTTCAATACACGGGGCGTTTCTGCTATCTTTCTCTTTCGAAGAAATCTGTTGCGGAGGATGATCTCTGTCCTTGCAAATTTGTATGACCGAGATAATAAGCTGCTTAATGGGACCCACAAGTCTCACGTGCATTCTCCTCACGAG GCAGAAATACTTGCAAAATACAAGCCTACAATCAATGCAACTTTGCTAATACCCAACCTGAAGCAAGTACAGGATACAACCACGAAAGCTTTGGAATATTTCAAGAGCACCCGTCATATTATTCTCTACTATGAGGATATCGTAAAAAACCGCACT AAGTTGCTTGATGTTCAAGATTTTCTTAAGGTTCCAAAAAGGGATTTAAAGAGTCGCCAGGTGAAGATACACAAAGGTAATTTGTCTAGTCAGATTGAGAATTGGGGCGACGTCCAAAAGACACTTACAGGAACACAGTATGAAAGCTTCCTCAGTGCGGATTATCGAAGAAGGTAA
- the LOC114824810 gene encoding probable carboxylesterase 12 — protein sequence MDFSSLNPSMRNDIAYDFSPLIKIYKDGRIERLTGTTKLPPSLDHKTGVESKDAVISQEPALSVRLYLPTKSTTNSPDKKLPLLVYIHGGGFVVETAFSPIYHTHLNVLVAQANVVAVSVDYRLAPEHSLPAAYNDAWAAIKWVASHSEGKGSEEWLNRHADFQRVFFAGDSAGANIAHHMGLRVGSEGLSGVKLNGIVLVHPYFWGTEPIGAESALPPIAREYMAGLWRVAYPLTSGSDDPFLNPGKDPKLGELGCEKVLVCVGEKDVLKERGCNYSEVLKKSGWKGAVEVIEAKGENHVFHLFNPTCDNAVAMFKKIVSFIN from the coding sequence ATGGACTTCTCTTCATTGAATCCAAGCATGCGTAACGATATAGCCTATGATTTCTCTCCTCTCATCAAAATCTACAAAGATGGTCGAATTGAGCGGCTCACCGGCACAACCAAGCTTCCTCCATCCCTTGATCACAAAACTGGAGTCGAATCCAAAGACGCTGTGATCTCACAAGAACCAGCATTGTCCGTAAGGCTTTACCTCCCCACCAAATCCACCACCAACTCACCCGATAAAAAACTCCCTCTTCTTGTTTACATCCACGGAGGCGGTTTCGTGGTTGAAACTGCATTTTCTCCAATTTATCACACCCACCTTAACGTACTAGTTGCTCAGGCCAATGTTGTCGCTGTCTCGGTTGACTACAGGCTAGCCCCAGAGCACTCTCTGCCAGCTGCTTACAATGATGCATGGGCTGCTATCAAATGGGTTGCTTCCCATTCTGAGGGGAAGGGCTCCGAAGAGTGGCTAAATCGCCACGCAGATTTTCAGCGCGTGTTTTTTGCAGGTGACAGCGCTGGAGCTAACATAGCTCACCACATGGGATTGAGAGTAGGGTCCGAGGGGTTGAGTGGTGTTAAGCTGAATGGCATTGTGTTGGTGCATCCATATTTTTGGGGAACAGAGCCGATTGGGGCAGAATCGGCTCTGCCCCCTATTGCAAGAGAGTATATGGCTGGTTTGTGGCGTGTGGCGTACCCCTTGACAAGTGGATCCGATGACCCGTTTTTGAATCCTGGTAAGGATCCAAAATTGGGGGAATTAGGCTGTGAGAAAGTGCTGGTTTGTGTTGGAGAGAAAGATGTCTTGAAAGAAAGGGGATGCAATTATAGTGAGGTACTAAAAAAGAGTGGATGGAAAGGGGCTGTGGAGGTCATCGAAGCAAAGGGGGAGAACCATGTGTTCCATTTGTTCAATCCCACTTGTGACAATGCTGTGGCAATgttcaaaaaaattgtttctttcattaattaa
- the LOC114825075 gene encoding 2-hydroxyisoflavanone dehydratase-like: MRGFYLPNSTTNSKHKLPLLVYFRRGDFCVESVFSPLYHNYINSLDVMVNVVDVSVEYRLALEHPLPIAYEDSRTALKWWTKLIRAELKLPPILRLYMACLWRFVYPLSNGIDDLLFNPINDPKLRNLGCQKVLVFVDEKDTLYDRGRYYSMALRKSGWKRAVKVLESHIDQRERR; this comes from the exons ATGCGAGGCTTTTACCTCCCCAATTCCACCACCAATTCAAAGCACAAGCTCCCTCTTCTTGTCTACTTTCGTAGAGGCGACTTCTGTGTTGAAAGCGTATTTTCTCCGCTTTACCACAACTACATCAATTCCTTAGATGTCATGGTCAATGTGGTTGATGTCTCTGTTGAATATAGGCTTGCCTTGGAGCACCCTTTGCCTATTGCTTATGAAGATTCACGAACTGCTCTCAAATGG TGGACAAAACTTATTCGGGCAGAGTTAAAATTGCCACCAATTTTAAGACTATATATGGCCTGTTTGTGGCGGTTTGTGTACCCATTGAGTAATGGAATCGATGATCTGCTTTTCAACCCGATTAATGATCCGAAACTGAGGAACTTGGGGTGTCAGAAGGTGTTGGTTTTTGTTGATGAGAAAGACACGTTGTATGATAGGGGAAGGTATTATAGTATGGCACTAAGAAAGAGTGGATGGAAAAGGGCTGTAAAGGTGTTggaatcccacatcgaccagAGGGAAAGAAGATAA